In a genomic window of Coregonus clupeaformis isolate EN_2021a chromosome 27, ASM2061545v1, whole genome shotgun sequence:
- the LOC121541543 gene encoding neuropeptide Y receptor type 1-like → MTNNSSSPGVWETSDWSESGQCPPSVGGATFLIVAYSTVIAVGLLGNVGLVFIIGRQKELRNVTNILIANLSCSDILMCVVCLPVTVIYTLMDRWVLGEALCKVTPFVQCVSVTVSIFSLVLIALERHQLILHPTGWSPAAGHSYLAVGLTWLVACFISLPFLSYNILTDDPFQNLTLPANPFRDHVICMEKWPTDRHRLAYTTFLLLFQYCVPLLLVLLCYLRIFLRLRRRRDMVERSRKARGAQRINAMLAVIVAAFALCWLPLNVFNTIFDWHHQVLPACQHDALFSACHLTAMASTCVNPVVYGFLNSNFQKELKVQLQRCHCGLGAPESYENFPLSTVGSEGITKMSMLNRAGSMSTALPPRGEPSVSICS, encoded by the exons ATGACCAATAACAGCAGCTCACCTGGCGTCTGGGAGACCTCTGATTGGTCCGAGTCAGGCCAGTGCCCGCCCTCAGTGGGCGGGGCCACATTCCTTATTGTGGCCTACAGCACGGTGATCGCGGTGGGGTTGCTAGGCAACGTGGGCCTGGTGTTCATCATTGGGCGGCAGAAGGAGCTGCGTAACGTCACCAATATTCTGATCGCCAACTTGTCCTGCTCGGACATCctgatgtgtgtggtgtgtctgccCGTCACCGTCATCTACACTCTAATGGACCGCTGGGTACTGGGGGAGGCACTCTGCAAG GTCACTCCATTCGTACAGTGTGTGTCAGTGACGGTGTCTATATTCTCCCTGGTGTTGATTGCGTTGGAGCGCCATCAGTTGATCCTGCACCCTACTGGCTGGTCCCCAGCAGCAGGCCACTCCTACCTGGCCGTAGGTCTCACCTGGTTGGTCGCCTGCTTCATATCCCTCCCCTTCCTGTCCTACAACATCCTGACCGACGATCCCTTCCAGAATCTCACCCTGCCCGCCAACCCCTTCag agaccATGTGATCTGTATGGAGAAATGGCCGACAGATAGACACCGTCTGGCCTACACCACCTTCCTGCTGCTGTTCCAGTACTGTGTCCCTCTGCTATTGGTGCTGCTCTGCTACCTCCGCATCTTCCTACGCCTACGTCGACGCAg ggacatGGTGGAGCGGAGCCGGAAGGCCCGAGGTGCCCAGAGGATCAATGCTATGCTGGCGGTCATCGTAGCCGCCTTTGCCCTTTGCTGGCTGCCGCTCAACGTGTTCAACACGATATTTGACTGGCACCACCAGGTGCTGCCCGCCTGCCAGCACGATGCTTTGTTCTCTGCCTGCCACCTCACCGCCATGGCCTCCACCTGTGTCAACCCTGTG gtgtacgGCTTCCTGAATAGTAACTTCCAAAAGGAGTTGAAGGTTCAGCTGCAGCGCTGCCACTGTGGCTTGGGGGCACCAGAGAGCTATGAGAATTTCCCGCTCTCTACCGTCGGCAGTGAGGGGATCACCAAGATGTCGATGCTGAACCGGGCAGGGTCAATGAGCACCGCGCTGCCGCCACGGGGCGAGCCCAGTGTTAGCATATGCAGCTAA